In the genome of Falco naumanni isolate bFalNau1 chromosome W, bFalNau1.pat, whole genome shotgun sequence, one region contains:
- the LOC121080620 gene encoding ras-related protein Rab-27B-like has protein sequence MTDEDYDYLIKLLALGDSGVGKTTFLYRYTDNKFNPKFITTVGIDFREKRVVYNSRGPNGSPGKAFKVHLQLWDTAGQERFRSLTTAFFRDAMGFLLMFDLTSQQSFLNVRNWMSQLQANAYCENPDIVLIGNKADLSDQREVNERQAKDLADKYGIPYFETSAATGQNVEKAVDTLLDLIMKRMEQCVDKTQVSDTANGGSSGKLDSAKPEEKKCAC, from the exons ATGACTGATGAAGACTATGATTATCTGATCAAACTCCTGGCCCTCGGAGACTCTGGGGTTGGAAAAACAACGTTCCTGTACAGATACACTGATAACAAATTTAATCCAAAATTCATCACAACAGTAGGGATAGATTTTCGGGAAAAACGAGTG GTATACAACAGCAGAGGACCAAATGGATCTCCAGGAAAAGCCTTCAAAGTGCATCTCCAGCTTTGGGACACAGCCGGTCAGGAAAG GTTTCGAAGTCTCACCACAGCGTTTTTCAGAGATGCTATGGGCTTTTTACTAATGTTTGATCTCACCAGTCAACAGAGCTTCTTAAATGTCAGAAACTGGATGA GTCAGCTGCAAGCCAATGCATATTGTGAGAATCCAGATATAGTCTTAATTGGTAATAAAGCTGATTTGTCAGACCAAAGGGAGGTAAATGAAAGGCAAGCAAAAGATTTAGCAGACAAATATGG CATACCATACTTTGAAACAAGTGCTGCTACCGGACAGAACGTGGAGAAGGCTGTGGATACACTCCTGGACTTGATAATGAAACGTATGGAGCAGTGCGTGGACAAGACACAGGTCTCTGATACAGCCAATGGAGGAAGCTCGGGAAAGCTAGATTCGGCAAAACCAGAGGAGAAAAAGTGTGCCTGCTAA
- the LOC121080434 gene encoding coiled-coil domain-containing protein 68-like: MMFQEEEDASPNGAFAPPDVTYELSPPSVLVLLHPQLRLVQQDSLPRPPGEAQPPLFRVRLSYSRLLRSNFRVEFSVEPCRDLLDAVLPPAGVRSAAPHRTLDSAFRQQLGGSVAELPQVSGNKVESKSRGWSWSHSPVVTTMKETEEQLLLVSRENQLLKIKLEATREAGVQALSSASQKLFENYQTRSEELKKSHENEKNQIQAYNLQQEEKLQQSSETTSCLAEGVKEKWTHIAELERCVQRMEEEKKTLTEKKMSFEKMLQQMMARNEDSKWCLDLQRHISTLQHLIQAQHHSLRRVIQEAEELNTTLRSQDKKIENLTEKLTALEAQNKELKDRVAFWCGQPKANVSKAAWTNTPRDFGASPYLMLTRLKKQES; this comes from the exons atgatgtttcaggaagaggaggatgcaTCACCCAACGGCGCTTTTGCCCCCCCTGATGTGACTTACGAGCTGTCACCACCCTCCGTTTTGGTcttgctccacccacagctccgattggtgcagcaggactcgCTGCCCCGCCCTCCTGGGGAGGCTCAGCCGCCTCTCTTCCGGGTTCGGCTCAGTTACAGCAGGCTTCTGAGGAGTAACTTCCG AGTGGAATTTAGCGTAGAGCCCTGCCGCGATTTACTCGACGCGGTCTTACCACCGGCGGGGGTGCGATCTGCAGCTCCACACCGAACCCTGGACTCCGCTTTtcgccagcagctggggggatcCGTGGCG GAGCTTCCTCAAGTCTCAGGCAATAAAGTGGAGTCAAAGAGCcgtggctggagctggagccacagcccCGTCGTGACAACgatgaaggaaacagaagagcagctgctgctggtcagCAGAGAAAACCAACTGCTGAAGATCAAG CTGGAGGCCACGAGAGAAGCAGGTGTACAGGCTCTCAGTTCTGCCTCCCAGAAACTGTTTGAGAATTACCAGACTCGGTCAGAAGAACTTAAGAAAAGTCATGAGAATGAGAAGAACCAAATACAG GCTTACAACCTccaacaagaagaaaagctccAGCAAAGCTCAGAAACCACCAGCTGCCTTGCTGAAGGTGTCAAGGAAAAATGGACCCACATcgcagagctggagaggtgcGTGCAGAGGATGGAGGAG gaaaagaaaaccctgacagagaagaaaatgtcatttgagAAGATGCTTCAACAGATGATGGCAAGGAACGAAGACAGCAAATG GTGCCTGGATCTCCAGAGGCACATCtccaccctgcagcacctgaTCCAGGCACAGCACCACAGCCTGCGCAGAGTGATACAGGAG GCAGAGGAACTGAACACCACACTCAGAAGCcaagataaaaaaatagaaaacctgACAGAGAAGCTGACTGCACTGGAAGCACAG aataaagaattaaaagacAGAGTGGCATTCTGGTGTGGCCAGCCCAAGGCTAATGtttcaaaagctgcctggacaAA caccccacGAGACTTTGGAGCATCCCCTTACCTGATGCTCACCAGGTTAAAGAAACAAGAGAGCTAA